In Bacteroidota bacterium, one DNA window encodes the following:
- a CDS encoding peptidylprolyl isomerase — MVTLRNSFQQATSCVVAAFLFLGLAGGVSAQKKHASATGASPVLIKTNKENVTLDEFEKAYKRMNDKDPYASSLDSLKDFLVIYGDYRLKLMDAKAQGLDKDEKIIKEMDGYRKLLAGPFVLDKLLTEPAIEKMYERRRYEVNAAHFLAQVHNWNNPKDTLQAYTRAMTALQRLRGGEPLAMIVMSDRQRKWAESPAKARREEMQQAGKNAPADSNAWQGSDDRNSINLGGSLGWFTGGMTIRPFEDAVYSLQPGEYVQYPVRTKFGYHVVYLIDKRLRLGGIKVHHILVSMPRNVKDEDTLKYYQKADSLLHAIKAGAKFETVAVESSDDKGSSGNGGDLGAIDHEQKRTEPAFDDAAYMLKDGEMSGIIRTSKGYHIIRRDGIIPAKSFAEEKDFLKKLYKQYYFNEDRDKLLAATSKQLNLHVDSSSINIFMSRVDSSRTSVDSNWAAKITPGELHLPIYTMGGASWYISSLVDSLNSQKGYPLARNQINDFVTRQIDEDVMNYLSKDVETKYPEFDQIMADYKNGIMLFELENRKVWGAIKPDSLAELKFYNEHKTRFMWPERIDVSEIYVLSDTLAKSLYKRIRDNGENFDSLAAKYTERPGYKEKAGHWGLLIKDENELSRKSFSLAVDDVCQPFSNQAGYSIVKMNRRVPLTQKSFQEARQEVASQYQDEMSNELRLKWVEELRTKYKRDINNAALEAAVKAHSAANAQTN; from the coding sequence ATGGTCACTTTACGTAATTCATTTCAGCAGGCCACATCATGCGTTGTTGCGGCCTTCCTGTTCCTCGGTCTTGCCGGAGGCGTTTCCGCACAAAAGAAGCACGCCTCCGCAACGGGTGCATCGCCTGTCCTTATCAAGACCAATAAAGAGAATGTCACCCTCGATGAATTCGAGAAGGCATATAAGCGGATGAACGATAAGGATCCGTATGCCAGCAGCCTCGACTCGTTAAAGGATTTTCTGGTGATCTACGGCGATTACCGCCTGAAGCTCATGGATGCCAAAGCACAAGGGCTCGACAAAGACGAGAAGATTATCAAAGAGATGGACGGCTATCGCAAACTCCTCGCGGGTCCGTTCGTACTCGATAAGTTACTGACCGAACCTGCCATCGAAAAAATGTACGAGCGTCGGCGCTATGAGGTAAACGCCGCACACTTCCTCGCGCAGGTCCATAACTGGAACAACCCGAAGGATACACTTCAGGCCTATACCCGCGCGATGACGGCATTGCAACGCTTACGCGGCGGCGAACCGCTGGCGATGATCGTCATGAGCGACCGTCAGCGCAAGTGGGCCGAATCTCCGGCAAAGGCACGCCGCGAAGAAATGCAGCAAGCCGGCAAGAATGCACCGGCCGATTCGAATGCATGGCAAGGTTCGGACGACCGCAACTCGATCAATCTCGGCGGTTCGCTTGGCTGGTTCACCGGCGGCATGACCATTCGTCCGTTCGAAGATGCCGTCTACTCGCTACAGCCCGGCGAGTACGTGCAGTATCCGGTTCGCACCAAGTTCGGCTACCATGTTGTCTATCTGATCGATAAACGGCTTCGCCTCGGCGGCATCAAGGTGCACCATATCCTTGTAAGCATGCCGCGTAATGTCAAAGACGAGGATACACTCAAGTACTATCAGAAGGCCGACAGCCTCCTGCATGCGATCAAAGCCGGCGCAAAGTTCGAGACGGTGGCAGTCGAATCGAGTGACGATAAAGGTTCGAGCGGTAACGGTGGCGACCTCGGCGCGATCGACCACGAGCAGAAACGTACCGAACCCGCTTTCGACGATGCAGCATACATGCTCAAAGATGGCGAAATGTCCGGTATCATCCGCACGAGCAAAGGCTATCACATCATTCGCCGAGACGGCATCATCCCGGCAAAGTCGTTTGCCGAAGAAAAAGATTTCCTCAAGAAGCTCTACAAGCAGTACTATTTCAACGAGGACCGCGACAAGCTTCTGGCGGCAACGAGCAAGCAGTTGAACCTCCACGTCGATTCGTCGTCGATCAATATCTTCATGTCACGCGTCGATTCGAGCCGTACGTCGGTCGATAGCAACTGGGCTGCAAAGATCACACCCGGCGAATTGCATCTGCCGATCTACACGATGGGCGGCGCATCATGGTACATCTCTTCGCTCGTCGATTCGCTGAATTCGCAGAAGGGATATCCGCTGGCACGGAATCAGATCAACGACTTCGTGACGCGTCAGATCGACGAAGACGTGATGAATTACCTTTCGAAGGATGTCGAAACCAAGTACCCCGAGTTCGACCAGATCATGGCCGACTATAAGAATGGTATCATGCTCTTTGAACTCGAGAACCGCAAGGTCTGGGGCGCGATCAAGCCGGACAGCCTCGCCGAACTGAAGTTCTACAACGAACACAAGACGCGCTTCATGTGGCCCGAGCGCATCGACGTGTCGGAGATTTACGTGCTGAGCGATACGCTTGCAAAATCGCTCTATAAGCGCATTCGCGACAATGGCGAGAACTTCGATTCGCTTGCCGCGAAATACACCGAACGTCCGGGCTATAAAGAGAAGGCCGGCCATTGGGGGCTGCTCATCAAAGACGAAAACGAGCTGTCGCGCAAGTCATTCTCGTTGGCAGTGGACGATGTCTGCCAGCCGTTCTCGAATCAGGCGGGATATTCCATCGTGAAGATGAACCGCCGCGTCCCGCTGACGCAGAAGTCCTTCCAAGAAGCACGCCAGGAAGTGGCAAGCCAGTATCAGGACGAGATGTCGAACGAACTTCGTCTGAAGTGGGTCGAAGAACTCCGGACGAAGTACAAGCGCGATATCAATAACGCCGCACTCGAAGCAGCCGTCAAAGCACATTCCGCCGCTAACGCGCAGACCAATTGA
- a CDS encoding MFS transporter — MQKNAEHTFTRYQAFVVAILAILQFTVILDFMVLSPLGVILMKTLSISPSKFSVVVSGYAFSAGASGLLAAGFADKFDRKKLLMFFYVGFLLGTVLCALATDFSFLLVARIITGIFGGVIGSISFAIITDLFAMQVRGRVMGYVQMSFSAAQVLGIPAGLLLANNFGWHWCFWMIAVFGSIVGIVMLFYMKPINEHLKLHQDRNPIHHLMATISKPRYLYGFLTMSFLASGGFMLMPFGSAFGTHNMGISIDALPMLYLITGVFSILIGPLSGKLSDKLGKYKMFIVGSVASMIMVVVYTNLGITPFWLAAVFNVLLFAGITFRMIPASALMTAIPAPEDRGAFMSVNSAIMQISGGGASVLAGLIVTESKTGMIGNYDTLGYVVVGTMVVMIAMMYFINRSLEGGPTPPSSKEPKEEFAPAELAPEMM; from the coding sequence ATGCAAAAAAACGCCGAACATACATTTACCAGATACCAAGCTTTTGTCGTCGCGATTCTTGCGATCCTGCAATTCACGGTGATTCTTGACTTCATGGTGCTCTCGCCTCTCGGCGTGATCCTCATGAAGACACTCTCGATCTCGCCGTCGAAGTTCAGCGTCGTCGTCTCGGGCTATGCGTTTAGCGCAGGCGCCTCGGGTCTGCTCGCCGCGGGCTTCGCCGACAAGTTCGACCGGAAGAAGCTCCTGATGTTCTTTTACGTCGGCTTCCTGCTCGGCACGGTGCTCTGCGCCCTGGCGACGGATTTCAGCTTCCTGCTCGTCGCCCGTATCATCACGGGTATTTTCGGCGGCGTGATCGGTTCGATCAGCTTTGCGATCATCACCGATCTGTTTGCGATGCAGGTTCGCGGCCGTGTGATGGGCTACGTCCAAATGTCGTTCTCTGCAGCGCAGGTTCTCGGGATTCCCGCCGGCCTTCTGCTCGCAAATAACTTCGGCTGGCATTGGTGTTTTTGGATGATCGCTGTGTTCGGTTCGATCGTCGGCATTGTGATGCTCTTTTACATGAAGCCGATCAACGAGCATTTGAAATTGCATCAGGACCGCAACCCGATCCATCACTTGATGGCAACGATTTCAAAGCCGCGCTACCTCTACGGATTTCTGACGATGTCGTTCCTTGCATCGGGGGGCTTTATGCTAATGCCGTTCGGCAGCGCGTTCGGTACCCATAATATGGGCATTTCGATCGACGCGCTTCCGATGCTCTATCTGATTACGGGGGTGTTCTCGATCCTGATCGGACCGCTTTCCGGCAAACTCAGCGACAAACTCGGCAAGTATAAAATGTTCATCGTCGGCTCCGTCGCATCGATGATCATGGTCGTCGTGTACACGAACCTCGGGATTACCCCGTTCTGGCTCGCGGCGGTCTTCAACGTGCTGCTCTTTGCAGGCATTACCTTCCGTATGATCCCTGCTTCGGCGCTCATGACCGCGATTCCTGCGCCGGAAGATCGCGGTGCATTTATGAGCGTGAACTCCGCCATCATGCAGATCTCCGGCGGCGGCGCATCGGTGCTCGCGGGGCTGATCGTCACCGAATCGAAAACCGGCATGATCGGTAACTACGATACGCTTGGGTATGTCGTTGTCGGCACGATGGTGGTGATGATCGCAATGATGTACTTCATCAACCGGTCGCTCGAGGGCGGCCCTACACCGCCGTCGAGCAAAGAACCGAAGGAAGAATTCGCCCCGGCAGAATTGGCGCCTGAGATGATGTGA
- a CDS encoding peptidylprolyl isomerase yields MRRTLLLLAALAALPIAVRSQPGALHDGDDIDGVAAVVGKYPILRSSIDAQVQLALMSSGQHSASADTIASLRKQILQSEIDQKAMLVKAEADTLINVTESEVDDQINDRIKQYQRQFGSQQEMEKAFGKSAEEIRRSADLREKARQQLFVDKLRQEKFSKPPVISRHDVQEFYAYYKDSLPSVGEQVELATIVKLIKPKAGEQDRLRALAKKLVDSLRAGASFEEFARRYSQHPTASAGGDLGGPYPRGTFIPDFEAAAFKLKVGEVSDPVETDQGIHIIKLLERRGEDIRVAQILMKATASTADEDSVRRLVSDLRDSILNGADFARIAKEYSDDQETKETGGYLGKINLADLGPEQRGVLDSMNAGDISRPMKISFSKTITGYQIVKLFRRIPSHKPTVDGDYRELEYAATQWKQMKMYQQFVADARKDVYIEIRK; encoded by the coding sequence TTGAGACGTACACTCCTACTCCTTGCCGCGCTTGCCGCCCTACCAATTGCGGTTCGGTCGCAACCCGGCGCGCTGCATGACGGCGATGATATCGACGGCGTCGCCGCAGTCGTCGGTAAATATCCGATTCTGCGCAGTTCGATCGACGCACAGGTGCAGCTTGCGCTCATGAGCTCGGGGCAGCATTCGGCGTCGGCCGATACGATCGCCTCACTTCGCAAGCAGATCCTTCAGAGCGAGATCGACCAGAAAGCGATGCTCGTCAAAGCCGAGGCCGATACGCTCATCAACGTAACCGAGAGCGAAGTGGACGATCAGATCAACGATCGCATCAAGCAGTATCAGCGGCAGTTCGGTTCGCAGCAGGAGATGGAAAAGGCATTTGGGAAAAGCGCCGAAGAAATTCGCCGATCCGCTGACCTTCGCGAAAAAGCCCGACAGCAGCTCTTTGTCGATAAGCTTCGCCAGGAGAAATTTTCGAAGCCGCCCGTCATCTCCCGTCACGATGTGCAGGAATTCTATGCGTATTATAAGGATAGTCTTCCGTCGGTCGGCGAACAAGTCGAGCTTGCCACCATCGTAAAGCTCATCAAGCCGAAAGCCGGCGAACAGGACCGCCTGCGTGCTTTGGCCAAAAAGCTCGTCGATTCTCTGCGTGCCGGGGCGTCGTTCGAAGAGTTCGCACGTCGGTACTCGCAGCATCCGACCGCCTCGGCCGGCGGCGACCTCGGCGGACCGTATCCGCGAGGCACATTCATCCCCGATTTTGAAGCGGCTGCGTTCAAACTGAAGGTCGGCGAAGTCTCCGACCCGGTCGAGACCGATCAGGGGATTCATATCATCAAGCTGCTCGAACGTCGCGGAGAGGATATCCGCGTCGCGCAAATCCTGATGAAAGCAACCGCCTCGACTGCCGATGAAGACTCCGTCCGCCGGCTCGTCAGCGATCTTCGCGATAGCATCCTCAACGGCGCCGATTTTGCTCGCATTGCCAAAGAATATTCCGACGATCAGGAAACAAAGGAAACAGGCGGCTACCTCGGCAAAATCAATCTTGCGGACCTCGGCCCCGAACAGCGCGGTGTGCTCGATTCGATGAATGCCGGCGACATCTCGCGCCCGATGAAGATCAGTTTTTCCAAGACAATCACCGGATATCAGATCGTCAAGCTGTTCCGTCGAATCCCATCGCATAAACCGACCGTTGACGGAGACTACCGCGAACTCGAGTATGCGGCGACCCAGTGGAAGCAGATGAAGATGTACCAGCAATTCGTCGCCGACGCCCGAAAGGACGTCTATATCGAGATTCGCAAGTAA